A window of the Branchiibius hedensis genome harbors these coding sequences:
- a CDS encoding replication-associated recombination protein A — MSPTIVSVSGVVSGSGDDLFAAATSDDGLDLAAPLAVRMRPRSIEQVRGQEASLRPGSPLRRLIEGASGAAGPMSAILWGPPGTGKTTLAHLVALAADRKFVELSAINAGVKDVRAVIDAAKQDRALYGRATVLFLDEIHRFSKAQQDALLPAVENRLIILVAATTENPSFSVIAPLLSRSILVTVQPLSDEDIASVLQDALTDERGLAGEFTLADDAQAHLVRMAGGDARRALTALEAAAGAAAGEPQITAAHVEQAMQQAMVRYDRAGDQHYDVASALIKSMRGSDVDAALHYLARMLEAGEDPRFIARRIVIAASEDVGMADPTALQTAVAAMHAVAQIGMPEARIILAQAVVHNALAPKSNAAYAGINAAIADVRAGRGGAVPPHLRGSGYAGAERLGHGDGYRYSHDEPGGVGAQQYLPDDLVADADYYQPTDRGWENTLGPRWRNNRRRIHGETPPDDESSV; from the coding sequence ATGTCACCCACGATCGTTAGCGTGTCAGGTGTGGTGAGCGGATCCGGCGACGACCTCTTTGCTGCCGCGACGTCCGACGACGGCCTCGACCTCGCGGCGCCGTTGGCGGTGCGGATGCGGCCGCGCAGCATCGAGCAGGTCCGGGGCCAGGAAGCCAGCCTGCGTCCGGGCAGTCCGTTGCGCCGACTGATCGAGGGCGCCAGCGGAGCCGCCGGTCCGATGTCGGCGATCCTGTGGGGGCCACCTGGCACCGGGAAGACGACACTGGCCCACCTGGTGGCGCTCGCCGCGGACCGCAAGTTCGTGGAGTTGTCCGCGATCAACGCCGGCGTCAAGGACGTCCGGGCCGTGATCGACGCCGCCAAACAGGATCGTGCGCTCTACGGCCGGGCCACGGTGCTCTTCCTCGATGAGATCCACCGCTTCAGCAAGGCCCAGCAGGACGCCTTGCTCCCCGCGGTGGAGAACCGGCTGATCATCCTGGTCGCGGCGACCACCGAGAATCCTTCGTTCAGTGTGATCGCTCCGCTGCTGTCGCGGTCGATCCTGGTGACGGTGCAGCCGTTGTCGGATGAGGACATCGCCTCGGTTCTGCAGGACGCCCTCACCGACGAACGCGGGCTCGCCGGCGAGTTCACCCTGGCCGACGACGCCCAAGCGCACCTGGTGCGGATGGCCGGCGGCGACGCCCGTCGTGCGCTGACCGCGTTGGAGGCGGCTGCGGGCGCCGCGGCGGGAGAGCCGCAGATCACGGCCGCTCATGTCGAACAGGCGATGCAGCAGGCGATGGTCCGCTATGACCGGGCCGGTGACCAGCACTACGACGTGGCCAGCGCGCTGATCAAGTCGATGCGCGGCAGCGATGTCGATGCCGCGCTGCACTACCTGGCGCGGATGCTCGAAGCAGGGGAGGATCCGCGATTCATCGCCCGCCGGATCGTGATCGCCGCCAGTGAGGACGTCGGGATGGCCGACCCGACGGCATTGCAGACCGCGGTGGCCGCGATGCACGCCGTCGCCCAGATCGGGATGCCCGAGGCGCGGATCATCCTGGCCCAGGCCGTCGTGCACAACGCGCTGGCACCCAAGTCGAACGCGGCGTACGCCGGGATCAACGCGGCCATCGCGGACGTCCGCGCCGGTCGCGGGGGTGCGGTGCCCCCACACCTACGGGGTAGTGGGTACGCCGGAGCCGAGCGGTTGGGGCACGGTGACGGTTACCGCTACAGCCACGACGAACCCGGCGGCGTCGGCGCCCAGCAATACCTGCCGGACGATCTCGTGGCGGACGCGGACTACTACCAGCCGACCGATCGAGGCTGGGAAAACACCCTCGGACCACGGTGGAGAAACAACCGCCGCCGCATCCACGGCGAAACCCCACCCGACGACGAATCTTCGGTATAA
- a CDS encoding GNAT family N-acetyltransferase, whose protein sequence is MGDIRSVASVQELLDLADDPFLRYDIGPDSTTALPAWSCGMASAYLRQPPHRRALSMNLQGPAVDAGPLIEALPDLLARAVAAHPGLAGLTLDAHLVEATRSRLGSAYPMQLMGAWSWLSTHHLVAIETPWYPAELDDLRDAAELIEFYRRANPAAESEPGEGASRYWLGMRDHGRLVGVGAVHLTPAGAPHLTGIAVDPADRGHGLGLAVTAALTNWAIHRYGVATLGVMTANHRAVSLYRGLGYRVAHHWQSFRLLPGAPVATMAEPAAVEILKDA, encoded by the coding sequence GTGGGTGACATTCGATCCGTCGCGTCGGTGCAGGAGTTGCTGGACCTCGCCGACGATCCGTTCCTGCGTTACGACATCGGGCCGGACTCGACCACCGCCCTGCCCGCGTGGTCGTGCGGAATGGCGAGCGCCTACCTGCGTCAACCGCCGCACCGTCGCGCCTTGTCGATGAATCTCCAGGGACCGGCGGTGGATGCCGGCCCGCTGATCGAGGCGCTGCCGGATCTGCTGGCGCGAGCCGTGGCCGCGCATCCCGGGCTCGCGGGCCTCACGCTCGACGCGCACCTGGTGGAGGCGACGCGCTCAAGGCTTGGATCGGCGTACCCGATGCAGTTGATGGGGGCGTGGAGTTGGTTGTCGACGCATCACCTAGTTGCGATCGAAACGCCCTGGTATCCAGCGGAACTCGACGATCTACGCGACGCAGCGGAACTCATCGAGTTCTATCGGCGGGCCAATCCCGCCGCCGAGTCCGAGCCGGGTGAAGGCGCCTCCCGGTACTGGCTGGGGATGCGCGATCACGGTCGGCTGGTGGGGGTCGGAGCCGTCCATCTGACGCCCGCCGGTGCGCCGCATCTGACGGGGATCGCGGTCGACCCCGCGGACCGGGGGCACGGACTCGGTCTGGCCGTCACCGCTGCGCTGACCAACTGGGCGATCCACCGGTACGGCGTGGCGACCCTTGGCGTGATGACCGCCAACCACCGAGCGGTGAGCCTCTACCGCGGCCTCGGCTACCGGGTGGCGCATCACTGGCAGTCGTTTCGCCTGCTGCCTGGGGCGCCTGTCGCGACGATGGCCGAACCGGCAGCCGTGGAGATCCTCAAAGACGCGTGA
- a CDS encoding HAD family hydrolase has product MSTSAGSIAAVLWDADGVLQHHRGDWVAKMRALGGDHLPEALWQAEGPALRGDEPFTDGIRRALATLQLSDHFTAIVDSWTHVDADPAAFALVDRVRAAGTLCALASNQHDERRRHMVEQMGYADHFDRLYFSSDLRVAKPEPEFFEAIAADLELPASDLLFIDDLEMNVQAAREVGLHAVRHDPDDGAEGLQRILTRYGVRLEPR; this is encoded by the coding sequence GTGAGCACCAGCGCTGGATCGATCGCGGCGGTGCTGTGGGACGCCGACGGTGTCCTGCAGCACCACCGCGGCGACTGGGTTGCCAAGATGCGCGCGCTGGGTGGTGACCATCTGCCCGAGGCGCTCTGGCAGGCCGAAGGTCCGGCGCTGCGCGGTGACGAACCGTTCACCGACGGGATCCGGCGGGCACTGGCGACACTGCAGTTGAGCGACCATTTCACCGCCATCGTCGACTCATGGACCCACGTCGACGCCGACCCTGCCGCGTTTGCCCTGGTGGACCGCGTGCGCGCCGCCGGCACGCTGTGCGCATTGGCTAGTAACCAGCACGACGAGCGTCGCCGGCACATGGTGGAGCAGATGGGGTACGCCGATCACTTCGACCGCCTCTACTTCTCCAGTGACCTGCGGGTCGCCAAACCGGAGCCGGAGTTCTTCGAGGCGATCGCCGCGGATCTGGAGCTACCGGCTTCAGATCTGTTGTTCATCGATGACCTGGAGATGAACGTGCAGGCCGCGCGCGAGGTGGGGCTGCACGCCGTACGTCATGATCCGGACGACGGGGCCGAGGGTCTCCAGCGGATCCTGACCAGGTACGGCGTGCGGCTAGAACCGCGCTGA
- the aspS gene encoding aspartate--tRNA ligase, with amino-acid sequence MLRTHDAGTLRAADAGNTVTLTGWVARRRDHGGVAFLDLRDASGIVQVVARDEVLTGAAHGLRNEYCIKVVGTVTPRDEKDINPDLPTGQVDVVADEIEVLSAAAPLPFQIDERVTVGEEARLKYRYLDLRRPEQGDAIRLRSKVNAAARTVLAERDFVEIETPTLTRSTPEGARDFLVPARLAPGSWYALPQSPQLFKQLLMVAGMERYYQIARCYRDEDFRADRQPEFTQLDIEMSFVEQSDIIELGEAIAKSLWAVIGVDIPTPFPQMTYADAMAKYGSDKPDLRFGNELTECTDLFKDTTFRVFQAPYVGAVVMPGGASQPRRTLDGWQDWAKQRGAKGLAYVLIQEDGELTGPVAKNLSDAEKAALPAHVGAKPGDCIFFAAGDVKSSRALLGAARLEIGKRCELIDEGAWSFLWVLDAPLFEPAADAVASGDVAVGAGAWTAVHHAFTMPKQEYLDTFDTDPGSALAYAYDMVCNGNEIGGGSIRIHRKDIQERVFKVMGLSEEEANEKFGFLLEAFQFGAPPHGGIAFGWDRICALLAGTDSIREVIAFPKSGGGYDPLTAAPAPITPQQRKEAGVDAKPEPKQA; translated from the coding sequence ATGCTTCGAACCCATGACGCCGGCACGCTACGAGCAGCTGACGCCGGGAACACCGTGACGCTCACCGGTTGGGTGGCCCGACGCCGCGACCACGGTGGCGTGGCCTTCCTCGACCTGCGCGACGCCAGCGGCATCGTGCAGGTGGTGGCCCGCGACGAGGTGCTCACCGGCGCCGCGCACGGCCTGCGCAACGAGTACTGCATCAAGGTCGTCGGCACGGTGACCCCGCGCGACGAGAAGGACATCAACCCCGACCTGCCCACCGGGCAGGTGGATGTGGTCGCCGACGAGATCGAGGTGCTCAGCGCCGCGGCGCCACTGCCGTTCCAGATCGACGAGCGGGTCACCGTCGGCGAGGAAGCCCGCCTGAAGTACCGCTACCTCGACCTGCGCCGGCCCGAGCAGGGTGACGCAATCCGGTTGCGCTCCAAGGTGAACGCCGCCGCGCGCACCGTCCTGGCCGAGCGTGACTTCGTGGAGATCGAGACCCCCACGCTGACCCGTTCCACTCCGGAGGGGGCCCGCGACTTCCTGGTCCCGGCCCGTCTGGCGCCGGGCAGCTGGTACGCCCTGCCGCAGAGCCCGCAGCTGTTCAAGCAGTTGCTGATGGTGGCCGGGATGGAGCGGTACTACCAGATCGCCCGCTGCTACCGCGACGAGGACTTCCGCGCCGACCGGCAGCCGGAGTTCACCCAGCTCGACATCGAGATGAGCTTCGTGGAGCAGTCCGACATCATCGAGCTCGGCGAGGCCATCGCCAAGTCTCTGTGGGCCGTGATCGGCGTGGACATCCCGACGCCGTTCCCGCAGATGACGTACGCCGACGCGATGGCCAAATACGGCTCGGACAAGCCGGACCTGCGCTTCGGCAACGAGCTGACCGAGTGCACCGACCTGTTCAAGGACACCACCTTCCGGGTCTTCCAGGCGCCGTACGTCGGTGCGGTCGTCATGCCCGGCGGCGCAAGTCAGCCGCGGCGCACGTTGGACGGCTGGCAGGACTGGGCCAAGCAGCGTGGGGCCAAGGGTCTGGCGTATGTGCTCATCCAGGAGGACGGCGAGCTGACCGGTCCGGTGGCCAAGAACCTGTCCGACGCGGAGAAGGCGGCGTTGCCGGCGCACGTCGGGGCGAAGCCCGGCGACTGCATCTTCTTCGCAGCCGGTGACGTGAAGTCCTCCCGGGCGTTGCTCGGCGCAGCGCGACTGGAGATCGGTAAGCGCTGCGAGCTGATCGACGAGGGCGCGTGGAGCTTCCTGTGGGTGCTCGACGCTCCGCTCTTCGAGCCCGCGGCGGACGCAGTCGCCTCCGGTGACGTGGCGGTCGGGGCCGGCGCGTGGACCGCAGTGCACCACGCGTTCACGATGCCGAAGCAGGAATACCTGGACACCTTCGACACCGACCCCGGCTCGGCGCTCGCGTACGCCTACGACATGGTGTGCAACGGCAACGAGATCGGCGGCGGCTCAATCCGTATCCACCGCAAGGACATTCAGGAGCGGGTGTTCAAGGTGATGGGCCTGTCGGAGGAGGAGGCGAACGAGAAGTTCGGCTTCCTGCTCGAGGCGTTCCAGTTCGGTGCGCCGCCGCACGGTGGCATCGCGTTCGGCTGGGACCGGATCTGCGCGTTGCTGGCCGGCACCGACTCGATCCGCGAGGTCATCGCCTTCCCGAAGTCCGGTGGTGGCTACGACCCGCTGACCGCTGCGCCGGCGCCGATCACGCCGCAGCAGCGTAAGGAAGCCGGCGTGGACGCGAAACCCGAGCCGAAGCAAGCGTGA
- a CDS encoding thioesterase family protein, which produces MTSEYDEATTFELTGNRATARLSSDWGIGNAVNGGIIMSLLAQVTSSVSRSAGGHGDVLGLSAVFLSPGADGAAEVSTDVLRNGRSMTTAQTLLSQEDERVRAFVTLGDIDRYAEPITLNPQPPAMPEPDACVRSSDAPPDALSQSGLLSRVDIRLDPACVGWAVGQPSGNGELRGWIRFADGREPDLHSLLLFLDAFPPVTFDLGAKGWVPTVQFSGYLHARPAPGWLQVRTRTTTVAGGLHEEDAQIWDSTGRLVAQSRQLASARF; this is translated from the coding sequence GTGACCAGCGAGTACGACGAGGCAACCACATTCGAGCTCACCGGAAACCGCGCGACCGCCCGCCTGTCCTCGGACTGGGGCATCGGCAACGCGGTCAACGGCGGCATCATCATGTCGCTCCTGGCGCAGGTCACCTCATCGGTCAGCCGGAGCGCGGGTGGTCATGGCGACGTCCTGGGGTTGAGTGCGGTGTTTCTGTCGCCGGGTGCGGATGGCGCTGCGGAGGTGAGCACTGACGTCCTGCGGAACGGTCGTTCGATGACGACTGCGCAGACCCTCCTGTCCCAGGAGGACGAACGGGTTCGCGCCTTCGTGACTCTCGGAGACATCGACCGGTACGCCGAGCCGATCACCCTCAACCCGCAACCTCCGGCGATGCCGGAGCCGGATGCGTGTGTGAGGTCCTCCGATGCGCCGCCGGACGCGCTGTCCCAGAGCGGCCTGCTGTCGCGGGTCGACATCCGCCTCGACCCCGCGTGCGTGGGTTGGGCGGTCGGCCAACCCAGCGGCAACGGGGAGTTGCGTGGCTGGATCCGGTTCGCCGACGGCCGGGAGCCGGACCTGCACTCCCTGCTGCTCTTCCTGGACGCATTTCCGCCGGTCACCTTCGATCTCGGCGCGAAGGGTTGGGTGCCGACGGTGCAGTTCAGCGGCTATCTGCACGCCCGCCCTGCGCCGGGCTGGCTACAGGTGCGGACCCGCACGACGACCGTCGCCGGCGGTTTGCACGAGGAAGACGCGCAAATCTGGGATTCCACCGGACGACTGGTGGCCCAGTCCCGTCAACTGGCCTCAGCGCGGTTCTAG